ATGCAGCTGGAGGACTTCCCAATGGACGCTCACGCTTGTCCCCTGAAATTTGGAAGCTGTGAGTAGACACAAAGTACAGCTTTGAATGTCCAGAGAGCAGATGTTTAATGTGCTCCACATGTGTGTAACAGCGAGGCCGCATCCACCAATACGCGTGGCTTTTAAACCTCCGGTCCAATCGCATCGCATGACCCACGTACACTCGCGTGTGTTACCGACAATACACTCGAGTGTTACTGTTTTCTTTAATAACAAAAGGTCGGGCTTCATACTTCCTCTTAATATGAAGGACATTTATTCCTTTGCTCCTATTCAGTTTCTTTGTGAACTTCGACACTTCTCAATGAGACCACGCGTACAATGCTTCACGTCTGTTATCCACggaggacgggggacggggttggacccgggggggggggggatggggcagatgcacctgtgtgtgttcGACAGCCCGTGTCCCTCTGGTGCAAAGCCTTATTGTTGTGGCCGCGGTGCAGGAAATAACCATGTAGACGCCGACACACGACTCCTGATTAAACCATTAATCATTGTGTCAGAGCTGCTCTCCTGCctcggccacacacacacacacacacacacacagcctataTTTACCACCAGGGTAACCTTTAAAAGCCCGACACCTTGCTCATGCAAAGCTAATCCAGGCGTGTGACACGTGCCCGGGCTTCCCCGTGACTCCTAAGCCGCTTAAGAGGCCTCACATTTGAGGATCTCCCGTTGTGTCGGTTTAAGATTAGGCTTTGAGGTCTTCCCTGCCGCGCAGGCGAGGAGAGTAATCGCACCTCGTGCGGTCAGCCGACCGCCATTAAATCCCTCAGGACGCCATGACCAGGACGGGTCTAATCTGAGGAAGTAACCCCGGCCCACGTCGGTCCGCGTGCTCTCTGATGTGGATTAACAAAACCTGCTTGATTTAATTATACAAGATCTAAATACAGGTTAGGCCCGAGATTCAGGGCGATTGCTGTTGAGTCAGGAGGCGTTCACGGACGCCATGTTTGGTCTGTCgtagacggacggacggacggggcGTAGAGTACCGGCCCACTTTGAGCACTGGTCGTAAACACCACTCAAGTCCACCGCAGGAAGCAAACGGGTCATTtcactggtaaaaaaaaaagcggaaaAGCACGAAAAGTTGACGTATTGATAAAAGCAAAATCCGGCATAAGTGCAACGAATACAACTTGCAGGTTAAATCATCGTGAAACATCACGCATGGAACCGCGCAGCAGGGAGTTTATGAACCGCCACAGCCACCGTGGGGCAGTTCAGTGTGTCCCGTTGTCTCCGTTGACCCTCGCTAACCCTTCGACCTTAATGGGGGGCACTCAGCATGAGAGCCGGACCTGCCTGTTAATCACCTCTCTGGACCCCCGTCACTGGGTGAGCTcatctgtgtcctcttcagaaTCATCTCGTGAGGAGACGGCCCGCGTCCTCAGCGGTCCAAACCTTTGGGTCCACGCGCTGAAATCTGCATCTGCAAACCACCGCCTCCGTGGAGGGAAAAGGAAGTGATGGATTTCCTCAGTGGGATCTAAATGGTCTCTCGTGCACGAAATAGGAACAGGTTTAAAAAAGGCTTGACAACTGGTCATTGTTGGATAATGTAGTTTGTAGTAGATTAAAGCTGAGCCTCCCAACTCTTCTTCAACGCTGTGGAACTCAAACAGTATTTGTTGTTTCCGCTTGACCTTTTTTCTCCAGACTTTTAAACACTGTGGAATCGATCAAtaacattttatacattttaaattcgACCATCCACCAACCTTTAAGCATGCGGTCACATTTACATAAACGCAGTGAAATTGTAAAAAGCGATTTTAGTGGCAGCCAACgagctttaaaacacatttacagaccattgttcttttaaaaataaagtggagCTATTGAATGTGGAGAAGAAGGACATGCACAGACTGCATCTTCAAAACCAAATACACTCTTTATAGTTTCAAGTTAGTGGGATCTTGTTGTCTATTTTCGAAGGTTgagcttttaaaaaataaaatcacgaTCGTTCCAAAAATAAACGGACAACAACAAGAAGAATTGACTCAACCGACGACGTAACGCACTTGCACAAAGACCCAGTGGAGACAACGCGGCGCGTCTCACAGGCGATAATCCACCGTCGGGAGGCCCGAGGTCAATCTAAATCCCCCCTGTTCTAACACCACAGTTGTTGGATTAATGCTGCAGATTCAGAGCGTGTGCACGATGCGTGAGGCTGCAGCGCGGCGCCTGAGAGCCGCGGCTCCTTTTTTAGCGATTCGCGTGTTTTCAATCAGCAAATCAGCATCAACGAGGAGGAGATCAGAATCATTGTAGAGCTCAGAGGTCACTGATTGAACAGGTGAACGCACACAACATGTGCCGATTCTGCTGCTTCACAACAAGAGTGTTCAAATAAGAAAATAACTATGGGATTTTACTGTAAGCAAGgcaatatttaattattttaaaaggtaGTTTCAACAAGAAAACCTCCACATCCATAAACTCTTGGTAAAAGTACAAcgaaacaacaacgacaacaacgaAAGCCAAGAGAGGTAAACGtaataaacaaaacatgcacCTGTAGGCTTCCGccgctctgtgcgtgtgtgtgtgcgtgtgtgtgtgcgtgtgtgtgtgtgtgtgtgcgtgtgcaattCACCATTCAATTCACTAACATCTACTCAAATCATTTGGGCCTTTTCAGCTTAAACGAGATGCAGATCACGATTGGATGTGTCCTTGTGTCTGTGCTGCTGTCGTAGATGCGTATCCCGTCTCAGAGGTGGTCTACATGTGGTCTGGGGAACAAGCCAAGTCCGTGGTGGTGGCAGAGGAAGGCTCCCGCCTCAATCAGTACCATCTGATCGGTCAGACTGAAGGGACCGAGGACATCTACACCAGCCGAGGTACCGACGCGCAGCGCTCCTCGTGATGGACACCGCTTAATGCTAACAGGCTCAACTATTAGAGAGGACAGCACGTTTTGTTAATGTACTAAACTATTAGAGATTCATTCAGGGAATAATTATACCCATAATTCAAGGCGGCATCCCTTCGTTCACTCACTCAGAAATAACGGAAATAAATGCCACTGAGCTTTTTACAGCCCCTCCACTGAGGGACCTTAAAGCGCTGCTTTGTAACGGCGCTCAAACACCCTTTTTTCTCGCCATTATTCTTTGTATGCAGCCGTCTTTTTTCCCACAGCCAAATAAGTGCGTCGTTTCTGTAACCAATCAGCAGTAAAAAAGCAGCTACGCAAGATGTGTTTTCCGTCGTTAGTTCTTTGTGACTGCAGAGAACGGAACAGGATTAAACTCACTTCACCTCCCTTCATCGTCTGTTACAATGACACTTaatgttgtatttatatatatatatatatataaatagatccATCAGCATGTtaaccccccccgcccagcTCCGTGTTGTTATCACAGTGTCCCAAACAAATGAATCACAAGGATTTGGGAACGTGTCGGCCAGCTGTCTCTGACAGAGACCACAGAAATCACTTATCCGGGTGTGTCGGGTTAATCCATACGCAGGCCCATCAGTTGTGCTTTTACCCAGTGATGTCACCGCCGCCGGCGGGGACACATtagttgggggggcggggggggggttgtacggCGTCTGCTCAACTCTGCTATGTAAATGATAATGGATGCGTGCAGGTTGTTCATGTGTCGCCGTGCTTCATTGGGTTGATGCAGCCAAACGTGGTcgccccctcagccccccccccccccccacccacacacacccctcacGCCCCCCCGACACCCAGCATGCGCTgctcagacaaacacaccacGGCCTTAATTAGCTTTGCTAATCTGAGGTACAAGCCCTCTTTAACAAGCCGAGAACAGCTCAGCAAAGCCAAagggtgacctttgacctttacagGTTAAGCCCGGGAGCgtgaaaacacagacacaggaaTTTGTCGTAGGAGACAACCGTCGCTATGTCTTCTGCACTCACCAGTCCACCAGCATCGCCGCGTCGTTCTCCCCCACGAACGGCAGCTCGCCGCCGACGCTCCCCAAGCCCGCCAGTAAAATCCACCACAACCGCATCTTCTTCCCTTCACGCCTGTGAGGCTTCCGTCCGGTTCCGGGGTCCCGTCATCAGGAGGTCACGACAGAGCGGGGTCGCGCCTGCcgacctcgcccccccccctcccggctcCCCCCCACAGCGAGCTCGTCCTCGGAGCGAAGGCAGCGCAGCGTGTCCCCCCTTCGTTAAAGACACGATGCTCGTCGCCGCATGGCGCAAACTTTctcacccttcctcctcccccccccccctctgccggCGTCCCTCtcaacccctccctctccccccggccTCACTCATCCGACCTGGACACCTGCTGGTAATCTCCGCTGATCCAAGGTCTGTTTTCGGACGTCAGAACAGAAAGGATGTGTGTCCCCCCCCATCAGGAGTGTCCTGAATGGGGCCGGCTGTCCGTCCCTCTCACactcagagggggagagagagggagagagagagggagagagacacgcaCAGGATGCAGATTGTGTCGAGGGATTAGCGGGACAGAAAAACCTGATGTTGAGAAAGCAGCAGCCGTCTGTGGATTTCCTTTAGTGCATCAGAGGGACGGAGACCGTCAGCTGATTGACCGGTGAAGTGAAGGTTTACTCGCCAAAGCCGCTTTGTCAATGAGTCGGTTTAAGTTGAGCGGCCGCACGAGGAAGCCAACACAGCCGAAAACTGCACTTCACATGGCGCCAAGCTGGACCTCAAACAGGAACTTGGGGCGACGGTGGTGCATGAAGTGAACGCTGGCTGCTACATGTCCCCGTGTCCCcgtgtccaagtgtccctgagcaggacacctaaTTCctgactgctccccgggcgcctttacagcagcacactgctcccactgtggtCACTGTGTTCATCATCATAATCACCATCATCACGTGTCTGAGACCTTGGTTTGCTTGTATTGATTTTACTTTTAAGTCGCACTAATTTCTTGACTCCAATCTCTCTTTTCCCCTCAAACCTaaaatctttctttctccatATAGATCATTTCGTACCCAGTAAACGCTATTAACCCCAATAAATGAACAGTCAACACAAAATCCCCTCAGGGTTCGTGTACTCCTCCGTGAAGTGTTTTCTCATCTGTTTAAGAGCTTCGATGAAACACCATCAGTTTTTCTTTAATACAACTCTGTGGCCGAATCTTTGAACATTTCCTCCAGTGCCCGAGTCATCCGCCGCGTGTCCCCGTCCTCTGTCTCGTTGTTCACCTGCAGGTCAATACACCGTGATGATGGCTCACTTCtacctgaagaggaagatcgGCTACTTCGTCATCCAGACCTACATGCCGTGCTTCATGACTGTCATCCTGTCGCAGGTCTCCTTTTGGCTCAACAGGGAGTCGGTGCCGGCGCGCACCGTCTTTGGTGAGCCGGCGCGGTGAAGTCgcgctgcaaatggaaacacTTTGTTCTCGCTTGCGCGGTCGATGTGTACGTTCGGCCAAAGGTGACCCGGctttctgctccaccaggtgTGACCACCGTGCTCACCATGACCACCCTCAGCATCAGCGCTCGCAACTCGCTGCCCAAAGTGGCCTACGCCACCGCCATGGACTGGTTCATCGCCGTGTGCTACGCCTTCGTCTTCTCCGCGCTCATCGAGTTCGCCAcggtcaactacttcaccaagaggAGCTGGGCCTGGGATGGAAAGAAGGCGATGGAGGCCCAGCAgcccaaggtgtgtgtgtgtgtgtgtgtggagacccAGCTGACTAACGTTGTGGGGTCCTCACCATTGTCATGTTATTatatcatgttgttgttgtgtgaatgTCTGGATGTCGTTTTTCATAGTATCGTCTCTTGGTTGGTGactgaaaaaagggaaaaactgaAGTGCTGATCTACATCTGCGGTTACGTTATGAAAAATATCCCTCCCGAAATCCGCGGTTTTCTAGCATGTTACATTACAAGTTAATGCCACAGCAGCTTTTGagtggcttttcttttcttctcgaCTGCTTTCATTCCATCTTCTTTGTGGAAATGGAGAAAGGAGTCACACATGATTACGAATTAAGAGATGAATCGGCGTCAGTCGGTCAGTGTTGTTCCAGTTCCTCGCCGCCCAAGGACATCGATCGCCACTTTCCATCTTTCATTCTtgcctttgtgtttttgtgtatgtgcGCGTGTTACTGTGCTGTTAACCGAAGTGTGTCTTTGCTCTTTCTTTGGCCCCACAGAAGAAGGACCATTTGGCTCTGTCTAAAAAGCCCAACAACACCTGTTTGTCCGGCGTGAATTACACGACCAACCTCACGAAGGACTCGTCCATCTCTACCATCTCCAACAGCACGGCTGTTCAGCTCAAACCTTCTGAGACCAAGGCCCCGGACCCCAAAAAGACTTACAACAGTGTCAGCAAGATCGACAAGATGTCCAGAATCGTATTCCCGGTGCTTTTTGGGACCTTCAACCTGGTGTACTGGGCCACGTATCtcaacagggagccagtgaTCAAAGGAGCAGTTTAAGATCTTCCATCCTCCTGAAAACCACTTCAGGATTTCACCACTGGAacgcaaacaaaaaacaacaccacTTTTACCATAGAATCCCCTTTACACTTGGCATTAAAACGTGGTTTGGCTGCTCGGATAGAGCGTGAACTCTTGAAAGTCCAGGTGTAAATGCACCCAACGCGCGTCAAGGACGGGTTGTGGTCTAACTGACCACCTCTCTCACCACATGTTGGAGGAACATCTTGCAGGACTGATCCGAAAACCACAGAGAAACGaccatcggcaagttagcgagCTACGCTACTGGCGAGAAAGGACATTTATCAAGACGAGACCGAGGGGCTTTCTCGTCGGTCAAAGGTACACAGGTGAACCTTTCTTATCCCAAGTAAGTCATGGAGAAGGTTTGTGGGTGCAAtacaagcaggaggaggaagtgacgtTCGGTGGTTTGAGTGGAACAGAGTAAATGCAATCTGAATATGAGACACGGTTTAATGCCAGGTGCAAAGAGGTAAATGGAAGTGTTTTTTTAGGTCATTGGATAACATTGCATGTCCGTCAACTTCATGTTGCCTTGAGTTACGATTTTCTTTCCTTAAAAACTGTTTAATCTCATTTTAGAACTTCAGTCACTGGTTCGTTTCTGCCaaattgtgaaatgtttttaattttcctcGAGTCCGCAGTAGACGTGTACAGCCAGGCCGAATGCTATGCAAAGCTACATCTCTACATGTGTCACTGCGCCAGAGCAGCTCTCACTTTGTACAGAGGAGCCGGAGGTGCAGGTGTACGAGGTCGGGCCGGGGGAACAGTGAGGACTTTGCTTCCTTGTCAAAAGCAGATGAATAGCCATGCTAAATGTGTTGCCTTCAGAGTGTGATTACTCATTTTGAATGCACTGAAATCTCCTGCAGTTACTTTTGCCAGAAGCCACATTTAACTTTCACTGACTACGTTTGCATTCACATTAATGTACCGTTAATATTCTGAATAATACAAGACAATATTCTCAATTTAATGTTGAAGTAATAATCTGTTTGGGTATTCAGTTCTATTTCAGGTGGCTCCTTTTCAGATGAAAACGTGTGTGATTTGTCGATATTTTGCTGGTTTTAGGAGGTTTTTTACAGTTTGTAAAGTTTGAACAGAGACGCAC
This Gasterosteus aculeatus chromosome 8, fGasAcu3.hap1.1, whole genome shotgun sequence DNA region includes the following protein-coding sequences:
- the gabra5 gene encoding gamma-aminobutyric acid receptor subunit alpha-5, with product MGDGMCCSSAMRRLWVCVLLVSIACRLSLAQDVAGTPKEAELNDNITIFTRILDGLLDGYDNRLRPGLGEKVTEIKTNIFVTSFGPVSDTEMEYTIDVFFRQSWKDERLCFKGPMEMLPLNNLLASNIWTPDTFFLNGKKSIAHNMTTPNKLLRLKDDGTLLYTMRLTISAECPMQLEDFPMDAHACPLKFGSYAYPVSEVVYMWSGEQAKSVVVAEEGSRLNQYHLIGQTEGTEDIYTSRGQYTVMMAHFYLKRKIGYFVIQTYMPCFMTVILSQVSFWLNRESVPARTVFGVTTVLTMTTLSISARNSLPKVAYATAMDWFIAVCYAFVFSALIEFATVNYFTKRSWAWDGKKAMEAQQPKKKDHLALSKKPNNTCLSGVNYTTNLTKDSSISTISNSTAVQLKPSETKAPDPKKTYNSVSKIDKMSRIVFPVLFGTFNLVYWATYLNREPVIKGAV